The DNA sequence ATTATCGCCATTGCAATAATGATTAATCTGGTGGTGGCGGCCCTCTCCGGCACAGTCATTCCACTCGTTCTGAAAAAACTCGGTGCCGACCCGGCCCTTGCCGGTGGGGTGGTCCTGACGACGGTCACCGATGTGGTGGGCTTTTTCGCTTTCCTCGGACTGGCGACGCTGTTCCTCGTTTAGTTCTTTACAGATGCCAACCGACACGTTTCATAGGAGAATCTATGGATCAGGAGAAACTGATCGCATTCGCGGAAGCGGTAAGGAAGTGCTGCGTGGAGACGGCCGAAGAGGCGTATGAACAGGCGTCGATCAGCGGGTTGTGCGGCAGTGGCGCATGGGAAGTCGCCCAGGGTGCCGTGAAAACCATGGATCTCGAGCCACTCGTCGTGGAGTTTCTCCCTGCCGATGAGCCCTGAACGGGGGCTGCAACCCGGGTATAATCCCCCCATGAATGAATCTGATTTCGAGTCCGGCATCGAAGAGCAGCCGGAACGCCCCAGCAAGAGCCACTTCAAGCGCGAGAGTCATACACTGCTGGAAGCGGCGCATCAGCTGGTTGACCTGCCCGACGCCAAGTTACAGCTGGTGCCAATGCCCGACGACCTGAGAGATGCGGTGGAACTGGGCCGGAAGATCCACAAGCATGGCGGTCGCAAACGGCAGATCAAGTACATCGGCAAACTGCTTCGCAGCATGGACGCAGAGCCCATCCTCGAGGCCCTGGAGACCGTCGACTCGCGGGCCGCCGCCGTAACCGCGCGGCACCATCTGGCCGAACGCTGGCGCCAACGCCTGCTGGACGAAGGGGATCAGGCTGTCAGCGAGTTTGTAGAAACCTATCCGCAGGTGGACCGCCAGCATCTGCGTCAGTTGATACGAAACACCCGCGCCGAACGCAAGGCAGAGAAGCCACCGCGGCACAGCCGCGAACTCTTCCGACTGGTTCGGGACACCATAGAAAAGCAGACGTAGGGTGGGTTGGCGAGGCGGTGGATCACGGCGCGTTTTCCGTTCCAGTCCCCTTCACTGCTGTGTGTCGCGCCTAACCCACCCTACCACCTACCACCTAGCCACTCGCCACTCGCCACTCGCCACTACCCCACTACCCCACTACCCCACTACCCCACTACCCCACTACCCACTTTCCGTCATGTCGCATGAGATGCGACAGTGGCTCAGGACGGGGAAGGTGCGACGGATGTCCGACAAGCGGTTGCGGTCGATCTCGGCGCTGACCACACCAGAGCCCCGCGGCAATCGGTCGGCCACGACGCCCCATGGGTCCACGATCATGCTGTCGCCGTGGGTCTCGCGGCCATTGGCGTGATAGCCACCCTGAGCGGATGCGACCACGTAACAGAGATTTTCGATGGCACGGGCCCGAACCAGCACTTCCCAGTGTGCCTTGCCGGTCACCGCAGTAAATGCCGAAGGCAGGGCGATGATCTCCGCGCCCTCGCCCGCCATGCGCCGGAACAGTTCCGGGAAACGAAGGTCGTAACAGACCGCCATACCCAGACGCCCCACCGGCGTATCGACCACCACGACCCGGCTGCCCGGCTCGATGGTTTCCGATTCGACGTACTTTTCGCCGCTCTCGGTGAGCTGTACATCGAACAGATGGACTTTGTCGTAACGGGCCCGCTGCTCACCGGCGTCGTCAAACAGCAGCGATGCCATGCGGACCTTGGAGTCATCATCTGTGGCGAGCGGGACGGTACCGCCTACCAGCCAGATGCCGCGCCGGCGAGCCTGGTCCGCCAGGAAATTTTGGATAACGCCGTCGCCCTCGCGTTCACGGATCTCGACCTTGTCCCACTCGGTCAACCCCATCAGGGCAAAGTTTTCAGGCAACACAACCAATCGGGCTCCGGCCTCCGCTGCCCGACCAATCAGTCGGCCCGCCTCAAACAGGTTGGCATGAATATTAGGGCCAGAGGCCATTTGTACCGCGGCGACACGAGTCACGGAATCAAGCTCCTCAACAAATATGGGAAGGTAACGACTAAAGCCTTATCTGCAGCTCAAGGACATCCGGGGCTGAACTGCCGGGAACCAGTTCAATGCGATTCGAGGCGATACCCAGCGCAATCAGCCAGGCCCTGACTTCGAGGGCCCACACGTTGCCTTCATCCCCACCCGGATAGCGAATCTCCAGAAGGGCATCGGGCTCTTCCAGGATTGTGCTTACCGCGTTCGACAGCGCCGCATGATTAATCAGCACGTCACCATTTCGCGGCTGGGCCCACTCCTCGGCGGTAATGGCCTCCGGATTAGCTATTGCAGAGGTGCATAGAGCGATTAGCGACAGCAGAAAAACAGCCTTATTCATAGGTGCAGAATAGCAGCGTTTCGGTGAGGGGTCATCCGGCATCAGTGCCCGGCAGACGCTCCATGACCGGTGCACTCCAGGGACCCTTGACCATGTACTGGAACATGGTGGCCTTGTCGATCTGCGAATGGAAAACCTTCTGCAACACCCAAATGATCGCCCCCGCCTGCGGTCCCAGGGCCAGACCACCGGCAACTGCCAGACTGTCACTAACGTTGGGAACCACACTGACCAGCATATCGTAGTCACGCTTGACCAGGCCGGTTCGACCACTCATGACCATCTGAGCTGATGCCGAATCGACCGCCAGGTTCTCGGTCAGGATATCACCTCCATACAGCCGGAGATCGCCGTCGATGCGATCAAAATCCAGGCCTTTTCGGAACACATCGCTGAAGTCCAGCCGTAAACGCTTGGGCAGTGCACTGAGACTGAAGAGGCCAAGCAGGCGACCGCTGCCCGGATCGACATCCTCGATCGTACCCTTGCGGATGTCCACCCGCAGCGTTCCATAAAGACGATCCAGTGCAAATTGCGAAGGTGACCCCTCCCACTCAAGGTGCCCTTCGGCACGGGTTTTGCCCTTTTTGATTACGCTGACGAAATCCAGGTCATCCATCATTCGCCCCAGATCAGGGGCCTTCAATTGGAGGTCGAACCGGGTGCGGTTGGTACTGCGCTGCCACTGCCCGTCGCCGACGATCCGGAAGCTGCCATTGCGAAGACCGACCTCGGTGAAATGTACCCTCCCCAGCCGGGGTTCGGCGTGGAATCGCAACTCGCCCAAGACCGCATCATCGAACTCCAGGCGCTGCACATGGACATCCATACGGGGGAATTCGACGGGCCGTGTAGTCGGACTTTCACCTTCCCCGCTCTCGAAAGGAGTCAATTGCAGGCGTTTCATGGCCACTTCGATCGGCAAGGCCGGTTCACTCCCTTTTCCTCCGTCTTTCGCCGGAAGCAAACGCCTCCAGGCCTGCGGAACCACTCCGGCGAGCTCGCCGGTCAGACGAATCCGCCGTGTATCGGGCAGATCCGGCATACCGGTGCCAAAATGGAGGCTGGCCCGATCAAGACCGCCACGGCTATCGAGCGCAACAGCCGCCTGAAAGCGCGACCCATAGGCGACACTCAGTTCACCGGAACGGGTGCCCGAGAGATACCGGGTCAGCTGGAAGGGGCGTGATTCTCCCTTCACCTTGTCAAAGGGCTCCGGCAAGTGGCTCGTCAACCCTTTGAAGTCCGAGTGAATCTGCAGTCTGGCTCCCCCGCTGCGGTCATGGGGAAGCACAAGGTTCGCCTTCCAGTCGGTTTCACCGATCAGCGCATCCGCAAACGGGATCTCGAGTTCTCCAAGCGCCTTGGCACCGGCCCGCCCCACGCCGGTGATCGTAGTGCGGCCATCTTCCGTGGCTACGGAAAACTGCACCGGGTATTCAAACAGACGTCCCTGGATGGCCTCGGCCCGAAAATCACTGTTGTCAAAATGCAGGGTGCCATCCAGCTTGCCGAACACCAATCGCTCGTCCACCGCAAACCGACTCCCCCTCAGCTGGAGTTCGCCCGCGGCCGAAAGCGGCGGCTGTTTTCGACTCGATAGCGGCACCTCCAAACGCAGTGCCAATCGGCTCTTTCCCTCTGCCCGAAAATCGGCCAGTGCACCCTCTCCGATACGCTCCGCCAGAGGTGTCTCCCGCAAGGTGCGTAACACGTCCGATAGCGGGCCAGCGGCCACACCGTCCACCAGCAGCCGTGATCGGCGCAGGTCGGGGATCTCCACCCGGCACCGCGCCACCTGGCTGTCCAGGAATCGAGCCTGGGAGCTGTGCAGCAGCATTTGCGTCCCGTCGAAAACCACTTCGACCTCTACATCATGCAGGTGAGGCCACTCGTCCCGGAATGCCAGTTCCACCTCTTCGGCCTCGAAACGCACCTCGAAACGGCCCTCGCGCTTACGGAAGGGAAAGTCACTGGTACGTCCGCGAAAAAGTGCCGTGCCTTCGGTGATGCGGCCTCGGCGAAAAGCCTGGTCGAGCCAGCGGACCGCCGGGGTGGGCATGATATGAGCCGGGAGGTAGCGCGGCACGCTGACACCCCGCCCGTTGCGGAAACGGCTGCGCAAATCGATATAGGGCGAACCGCCGCCATCCGGCAGCTGTACTTCGAGCTGGGCCTCGCCCTCCAGGTCCTCATTGGTGAAGACCAGCTGCTGCCCCTGTACCTGCCAGCCGGCGTCGGTCCGGCCGACCAGCACGTGGCCACGCAAACTCGCAATGGGCAACGATTCGCGAAAGAGGCGGGGGGCAATCACTTCGGCCTGTTCGGTCGCGAGCTCAAACCGGATACCCGCCTGATCCACGTAAAGCTCACCATCAAGCCCCCGAAAACCGGGGGAGCGTTCCCAGGGTTCGATCCCGAGGTCTTTGAAGCGCATCTGACCGGTTATCCGGCCATTGCTTCGCTCGACCCGCAGGTTTAGCAGATCACCTTCGGGTTTCAGTCCGGCGATCAGATCGCGCTGTTCATCCGCAAGGCCCGGTACGAATGTCAAAAGCCGTTCCGCATCCTCCAGACGCAGGAAATCGGCGGCAAGCCGGGTGGTTTCACCTTCGCGGCTCAATTCGAGCCTGGCCGCGGGCCAGCTTTTTCCGTCCCGTACCGCCGTCAGCTCACCAAGAGATGCGTGCCAGCCGTGGTCGTTACGCAGCCAGCGAAACCGGCCGCCCAATTCCTCCCAACGGATACTTTTGCTGCCGCTGACGGCTACAAGCCTCCTCCCCTTCGCCTCGCCTTCCAGTGATTGCAGGCTCCCACCCCGCCACTCGCTCCAGATTGAGGCATCGACACTGCCGTCACTCAGCTGCAGGCCGGGAAAATCCGCGATCGCCAACCAGGGGGCGGGGTGCACACCTTCGATACGCCCGAACAGCTGGCCGCTCCATTGTTCCGGCCGGAGGATATCGCCACTCATGTCCAGCGACACCGCCATGCGCGTCCCCAACTCCTCGGGCAATTGCAGGGACGCATTCAGTCGATGACGCTCGCCATCGTTGTCGAGTTCGAATTCGATATCCTCGAACTGGTAGGCGGGGCGATCCGGTTCCCGCCATTCCAGTCGGCTGTCCAGAACGGTGACGCGAGGCTGTGCCAGCAGCCAGGCACCGAAGCTGTCGGCATCCCTGGGCCCTTGCCCGTCCCGCCTCTGTGCACCGGTCACGTGCAGAATCCCCTCACGATCACGCTCGATCGCGAGATCCGCACCGGTAATCACCAGCGGGCCCAGTACCAGCTGCCCGCTTTTGAGACTGGCCGGCACATCGATATCGACCCGGAGGGATTCGGCATGGACCATTGGCCGTGTCGTGGTCGCACTGAGAAGCGCAATGCCGGTCAGTTCCAGTGACGGAGAAAATCCGGTCAGCCTGGCATCCATGCCGCTGATCGTAACCGGCTGTTCGAGGAAGCTGCTGGCCCAATCCTCCACCACGGCACGGTAATCCTCCATCGAGGGCAGCAGTAACCGGGCCAATGACAGCAGGACCGCCAGGGCGATGACCACTGCGGCCGCCGTATAGAGAGCGAAACTGTACAGCCGTCGTGGGTGGGGCAGACGCTTCACGTCACAAAAACACCGGACAGAGGTTCGCTCTCATGCTGCCACAGATCGCAGTCGGGAAAACAGAATGGTATCAAGATACCGACATTTATACGGCACTTCGTTCAATCCAACAGGGTTGTTCGCTATTTGATAAAGCGGCCCTACATAAGCACCACGTCGAACTGCTCCTGGGTGTACAGGTATTCGACCTGGAACTTGACCGGCCGGCCGATGAACTCCTCCAGTTCAGCCACGCTGGTGGACTCTTCATCCAGGAGCTTGTCGACCACCTCCTGGGACGCAAGCACCAGCATCTGGTTGGCATCGTACTGGCGCGCTTCGCGAAGGATTTCCCGGAAGATCTCGTAACAGACGGTCTCCGGCGTCTTCAGGGTGCCGCGTCCGCTACAGGTTGGACAAGTCTGACAGAGTACATGTTCCAGGGACTCGCGGGTCCGCTTGCGGGTCATCTCCACCAGCCCCAGGGTGGAAACCTCGGAGATATGGGTCTTGGCGTGGTCCCGCTCCAGGGCCTTCTCCAGCGAACGCAGCACCTGGCGTCGATGCTCAGGCTCCTCCATATCGATGAAGTCGATAATGATGATACCGCCAAGATTACGTAACCGAAGCTGACGGGAGATGGCCTGACTGGCCTCGAGATTGGTCTTGAAAATGGTCTCTTCGAGATTGCGGTGACCCACGAAGGCGCCGGTGTTGACGTCGATAGTGGTCATGGCTTCGGTTTGATCAATGATCAGATAACCACCCGATTTAAGCTGTACCTTTCGCTCCAGAGCCCGCTGGATCTCGTCCTCGATGCCGTAGATATCGAAGATCGGCCGTTCCCCCGAGTAGTGTTCGACCCGCGGGGCCAACTCGGGAATGAATTTGCTGGAGAACTTGTAGACCTTGAGGTAGGTTTCGCGGGAGTCGATGCGTACCTTTTCGATCTCGCTGTCCACCAGGTCACGCATGGTACGCATCACCA is a window from the Thiohalomonas denitrificans genome containing:
- the yjgA gene encoding ribosome biogenesis factor YjgA; its protein translation is MNESDFESGIEEQPERPSKSHFKRESHTLLEAAHQLVDLPDAKLQLVPMPDDLRDAVELGRKIHKHGGRKRQIKYIGKLLRSMDAEPILEALETVDSRAAAVTARHHLAERWRQRLLDEGDQAVSEFVETYPQVDRQHLRQLIRNTRAERKAEKPPRHSRELFRLVRDTIEKQT
- a CDS encoding carbon-nitrogen hydrolase family protein → MTRVAAVQMASGPNIHANLFEAGRLIGRAAEAGARLVVLPENFALMGLTEWDKVEIREREGDGVIQNFLADQARRRGIWLVGGTVPLATDDDSKVRMASLLFDDAGEQRARYDKVHLFDVQLTESGEKYVESETIEPGSRVVVVDTPVGRLGMAVCYDLRFPELFRRMAGEGAEIIALPSAFTAVTGKAHWEVLVRARAIENLCYVVASAQGGYHANGRETHGDSMIVDPWGVVADRLPRGSGVVSAEIDRNRLSDIRRTFPVLSHCRISCDMTESG
- a CDS encoding YhdP family phospholipid transporter; amino-acid sequence: MKRLPHPRRLYSFALYTAAAVVIALAVLLSLARLLLPSMEDYRAVVEDWASSFLEQPVTISGMDARLTGFSPSLELTGIALLSATTTRPMVHAESLRVDIDVPASLKSGQLVLGPLVITGADLAIERDREGILHVTGAQRRDGQGPRDADSFGAWLLAQPRVTVLDSRLEWREPDRPAYQFEDIEFELDNDGERHRLNASLQLPEELGTRMAVSLDMSGDILRPEQWSGQLFGRIEGVHPAPWLAIADFPGLQLSDGSVDASIWSEWRGGSLQSLEGEAKGRRLVAVSGSKSIRWEELGGRFRWLRNDHGWHASLGELTAVRDGKSWPAARLELSREGETTRLAADFLRLEDAERLLTFVPGLADEQRDLIAGLKPEGDLLNLRVERSNGRITGQMRFKDLGIEPWERSPGFRGLDGELYVDQAGIRFELATEQAEVIAPRLFRESLPIASLRGHVLVGRTDAGWQVQGQQLVFTNEDLEGEAQLEVQLPDGGGSPYIDLRSRFRNGRGVSVPRYLPAHIMPTPAVRWLDQAFRRGRITEGTALFRGRTSDFPFRKREGRFEVRFEAEEVELAFRDEWPHLHDVEVEVVFDGTQMLLHSSQARFLDSQVARCRVEIPDLRRSRLLVDGVAAGPLSDVLRTLRETPLAERIGEGALADFRAEGKSRLALRLEVPLSSRKQPPLSAAGELQLRGSRFAVDERLVFGKLDGTLHFDNSDFRAEAIQGRLFEYPVQFSVATEDGRTTITGVGRAGAKALGELEIPFADALIGETDWKANLVLPHDRSGGARLQIHSDFKGLTSHLPEPFDKVKGESRPFQLTRYLSGTRSGELSVAYGSRFQAAVALDSRGGLDRASLHFGTGMPDLPDTRRIRLTGELAGVVPQAWRRLLPAKDGGKGSEPALPIEVAMKRLQLTPFESGEGESPTTRPVEFPRMDVHVQRLEFDDAVLGELRFHAEPRLGRVHFTEVGLRNGSFRIVGDGQWQRSTNRTRFDLQLKAPDLGRMMDDLDFVSVIKKGKTRAEGHLEWEGSPSQFALDRLYGTLRVDIRKGTIEDVDPGSGRLLGLFSLSALPKRLRLDFSDVFRKGLDFDRIDGDLRLYGGDILTENLAVDSASAQMVMSGRTGLVKRDYDMLVSVVPNVSDSLAVAGGLALGPQAGAIIWVLQKVFHSQIDKATMFQYMVKGPWSAPVMERLPGTDAG
- the rng gene encoding ribonuclease G; its protein translation is MSEELLINVTPHETRVASVENGVLQEVHIERARRRGLVGNIYKGRVSRVLPGMQAAFVDIGLERTAFLHASDILSESTVDENGRERRSVEEIDQLIREGQEIVVQVVKDPLGTKGARLTTHLSIPARFLVLMPDCQHIGVSQKIEGDAERQRLKEIISEWAPQYVEGGYILRTAAEGANEESLRKDMEFLAKLWAAIKERVATAPAGSLIHEDLPLVMRTMRDLVDSEIEKVRIDSRETYLKVYKFSSKFIPELAPRVEHYSGERPIFDIYGIEDEIQRALERKVQLKSGGYLIIDQTEAMTTIDVNTGAFVGHRNLEETIFKTNLEASQAISRQLRLRNLGGIIIIDFIDMEEPEHRRQVLRSLEKALERDHAKTHISEVSTLGLVEMTRKRTRESLEHVLCQTCPTCSGRGTLKTPETVCYEIFREILREARQYDANQMLVLASQEVVDKLLDEESTSVAELEEFIGRPVKFQVEYLYTQEQFDVVLM